The sequence TAAGCGGCAAAATGTAACGGAATCCAAAAAAGAGGACACTCCAAAAGCGGAAGAAAAACCCGCCAAAAAGCCAAAGGAAGCGCCAAAAGAAAGAAAGCCCAGAAGGAGTGACGCTCCCAAAGCTGACAACAAGCCTGACAGCAAACCTGAAAAAAAGGCAGAAAGCAAGCCTGAGGCGAAACCTGATGCTCAAGCTTCCGATGAAAACCGCCCTAGAAGCTTCCGTCCCAGAAGGAAAGCAGTGATCGACGAAGAAGCCCAGCGGGTGGCAACAGAACGACCACAAGAGCAGGAAGTAGAGCTTCCCAAAAGAAAAAACTTCAAAGATATCTCTGACGAGCAGCCTTCCCAACCTACCAATGGCAACAGCAAAAAGAAATATGCCTCTTTGGTAAAGGAATTTGATGGTATCATAGAAAATGAAGGAGTACTGGAAATCATGTCGGACGGATATGGCTTCTTGCGTTCTCTTGACTATAATTACCTGGCTTCTCCAGATGATATTTACGTATCCCCATCCCAGATCAAGCTTTTCGGACTGAAGACAGGTGACAATATCAAAGGCCAAATCAGGCCTCCCAAAGAAGGGGAAAAGTACTTTGCCCTGCTGAAAGTGGCTTCCGTAAACGGCAAAACCACTGAAGAAATCCGTGATCGGATTCCATTCGAATACCTTACCCCTTTGTTCCCAGAGGAACGGCTGAACCTGACCACTCGGGCGGACAATTTCTCCACGCGAATCGTGGACTTGTTTGCACCGATCGGTAAAGGCCAACGGGGCATGATCGTCGCCCAGCCTAAAACCGGTAAGACCGTTTTGCTTCAAAAAATTGCCAATGCCATTGCTGAAAACCATCCGGAATGCCATCTTATGATCCTTTTGATCGATGAACGTCCGGAAGAGGTGACTGATATGGCCCGCTCGGTAAAAGCAGAAGTGGTTTCTTCTACTTTTGACGAACAAGCCGAACGTCACGTTAAAGTATCGTCCATGGTACTGGAAAAAGCCAAGAGGATGGTAGAATGCGGTCACGACGTCGTCATCTTGCTGGATTCGATCACCCGACTGGCAAGGGCTTATAACACCGTGGTGCCTTCTTCTGGAAAAATCCTTTCCGGTGGTGTGGATGCCAACGCCCTCCACAAACCAAAACGATTCTTCGGTGCTGCCCGAAACGTAGAAAATGGTGGTTCCCTGACCATCATCGCCACGGCACTGGTAGAAACCG comes from Echinicola vietnamensis DSM 17526 and encodes:
- the rho gene encoding transcription termination factor Rho; the protein is MYNIEELKIRLLSELKEIAEELGVKNFKSLKKDDLIYAILDQQAITPEKALPKKKPAKAEADKPAPDTPEKKAEQKPDAEEGKDTKPKFKRQNVTESKKEDTPKAEEKPAKKPKEAPKERKPRRSDAPKADNKPDSKPEKKAESKPEAKPDAQASDENRPRSFRPRRKAVIDEEAQRVATERPQEQEVELPKRKNFKDISDEQPSQPTNGNSKKKYASLVKEFDGIIENEGVLEIMSDGYGFLRSLDYNYLASPDDIYVSPSQIKLFGLKTGDNIKGQIRPPKEGEKYFALLKVASVNGKTTEEIRDRIPFEYLTPLFPEERLNLTTRADNFSTRIVDLFAPIGKGQRGMIVAQPKTGKTVLLQKIANAIAENHPECHLMILLIDERPEEVTDMARSVKAEVVSSTFDEQAERHVKVSSMVLEKAKRMVECGHDVVILLDSITRLARAYNTVVPSSGKILSGGVDANALHKPKRFFGAARNVENGGSLTIIATALVETGSKMDEVIFEEFKGTGNMELSLDRKLSNRRIYPAIDVPGSGTRREDLLMEKEEMQRVWILRKLMSDMTSQEAMEFLLQRMKGTRDNAEFLISMNG